ATAATATATAAGAAACCAAAGGACGAGGGGAAAGGACCCATGAAATCTATGCCCCATACatcaaaaatctcaacaaataaTATGGGGGTTTGACTCATTTGGTTTTTACGAGAGATATTCCCCACcctttgacacttatcacaagATTTGCAGAACAAATATGCATCCTTAAAAAGAGTAGGCCAATAAAAATCACTTTCTAACACCTTACGAGCCGTCCGCTTTGGACCAAAATGCCTTCCACATGCAAACAAATGGCAGAAAGTCAAAATAGAATGAAACTCACCGGTACTTACACACCTTCtaagtacttgatccgaacattGCCTCCACAGGTACGGGTCATACCAAATATAATGTTTAGCATCACTCTTCAACTTATCTCTCTTAGCCTTTGGCCAACCTGCAGGGAATGAATGGCTAGTAGTTGCTCCTCAGGGAATGATTCTCTCAGCGGCAGATCCTCTTGATTTGTGATCAACCGGCTCAAATGATCAGCCACCAAATTCTCGGCTCCACTCTTATCCTTGATCTCTAAATCGAACTCCTGCAGGAGCAGGATCCATCTAATGAGCCGCGGTTTGGCATCCTTTTTCGCCAACAGGTACCTTAgagctgcatgatcagagaaaaTAATTACTTTTGCACCCAAtaaatatgacctaaattttTCTAGTGCAAAAATAACGGCAAGTAATTCTTTCTCCGTCGTGGAGTAATTAAGTTGGGCTCCACTCAATGCTCTCGATGCGTAGTAGATTGCGTGTGGCGCTTTTCCAATTCTTTGCCCCAATACGACCCCTACGATGTAATCACTAGCGTCGCACATTATCTCAAACGGTCGGCTCCAATCTGGGGGTTGAATGATGGGTGGTGATGTCAACGACTCCTTCAATGTATCAAAGGTCGCCTTGCATTCACCAGTGAAATCAAATGGCACGTCCTTCTGCAGTAACCTGAACAGGGGTGCTCCGATCTTCgagaaatccttgatgaaccgCCTGTAAAAATCTGCATGGCCCAAAAATGAACGTACCTCCCGTACACATACGGGGTAAGGTAGAGCAGAAATAAGGTCTATTTTAGTTTTATCTATCTCTATTCCCTTAACCGACACAATGTGCCCTAAGACAATACCATGATCTATCGTAAAGTGACACTTCTCCCAGTTAAGAACCAAGTTCGTCTCTATGCACCTTTTAAGAATTAGAGCCAGATTCTTAAGACATTCATCGAAACTATCCCCGtacacactaaaatcatccacGAGCACCTCAATTATTTTTTCCACATATTCTGAGAAAATACTTACCATGCatttttgaaaagttattggagcATTGCAAAGATCGAAAGGCATCCTACGGTAAGCAAACGTACCAAATGGGGCAGGTGAACGTGGTCTTCTCCTGGTCTTCTGGTACTATTGCGATCTGGAAGTACCCTGAAAAACCAtctaaaaaataatagtaaacacgATCTGCCAATCTCTCAATCATTTGGTCAATAAaggagagagaaaaatggtCCTTTTTTGTCACAGAGTTTAATCTCCGGTAGTCAATGCACTGGCGCCAACCAGTAGCTTTCCTAACCGGGACCATATTACCCTCCTGATTCTCCTCTACGGTTACTCCCGCCTTCTTCGGGACCACCTGGACAGGACTCACCCACGGGCTGTCCGAAATAGCGAAGATGATCCCCACCTCCAGGAGTTTGagtatttcttttttcacaaccTCCATCATTAAGGGGTTCAACCTCCGTTGTGCCTGCCTCACCAGTTTTGCATCATCTTCAAGCCTTATTCGGTGCATGCATAGGGATGGACTTATCCCTTTGATATCTGCTATACTGCACTCGATTGCCTCCTTATGTTCCCTAAGGAGTCGCACCAGTCTGTTCTCTTGACTTGGAGATAAATGGGCAGAGATGATCACTGGAAGCGTTTCCCGATCTCCTAGGAAGGCGTACTTTAGATGCTTCGAGAGAGGTTTGAACTCTAACTCCGGCGCCTGCACCACTGAAGGAAGTAGCTATGTACGAGTTTCCGGCACAAAGGGAGAAGTAAGCTCATACCTTGAAGAAACAGTGGGTAGTGAGTGTAAGGCTTCAACAGCATGGTGCAACTCTTCCCTCAGGTCCACATCAAGAGTTATACCCAACTCCAGATGCTTGATTAGAGCCACCTCCAATGCGTCTTTGCCATCTAACTCGAAAGTTTTCTGCACAAAAGGCTCAATAACACTCAAAGCAAAGACTGAGTTAGATTCCTCTAGGTACTTCATTgcctcaaaaatattaaagttcaCAGTTTTCCCATCAAATTCCATTGATAAAGTGCCCTCATTCACATCTATTTTGGTCCTGGCAGTGTTAAGAAACGGTCTACCTAACAAGATAGGCGATGGATTTAACGACCTTTCATCTCCCATGTTCAGGATATAAAAATTTGCAGGAAAAACTAGTTCATTCACCTGAACCAAGACATCCTCAACTATCCCCTCAGGATAGGCATTAGTGCAGTCGGCTAGTTAGATTATGATGGCCATTTCTTTAAGGGGTCCTAAATTTAGAGATATATAAATGGTTTTTGGCATCACATTGATTGACGCCCCTAAATCCAACATGGCCTTCCTGATCGGCGTATTCTCAATCTTACAAGAGATCgtgaacatacctggatccCTACATTTGGGCGGAAGCTTCCTTTGGAGTATGGTTGATACGTTCTCCCCCACCGCTACTCTTTCATCTCCTCTCAACTTTCTCTTATGAGTGCACAAGTCCTTGAGAAATTTTACGTATTTCGGCACTTGCTTGATTGCTTCCAACAAAGGAATGTTGATCTCCACTTTTCTGAACACCTCCAGgatctctttctccttctccACCTTCTTCGTCTTCTCGAACCTACATGGAAAAGGAGGTAAGTTAGATTTAATGGGTACAGAGGGAATGAGAGTTACCTCTGGGTTGTCACGGATGTGTCCTTCCTCTTGCATCTCCTTCTCGATTTCCTCTTCACTCTTACTTTTCAAGTTCGTGGCTTTGGGCCCTTCCACTTTTCTACCATTCCTCAgtgtcatggcacttacattcctGGGATTTGCCTCAAGCTGCGAAGGCAATTTTCTATAGACGTGGGACTCCAGGCGATTAATGGCAGTTGCCATTTGACTCATTCGAGTCTCCATGTCTTTCATGCCCGCTCTGGTGTCCTGTTGAAACTGAGTAGAGCTCGCGACCAAGGACCTAGTCTCCTGCTGGAATTGAGCAGTGGTCGTGACCAAGGTTCTAGTCTCTTGCTGGAGCTGAGTGGTGGTTGTTGCCAAACTCTTGACAATTTCCTCCAAAAAACTTCCTGAGCTAGAAGACAAGGGTTGAGCCTTTGGTTGCCACGGTTGTTGgaatcctggtggacgattAGAAAATGAATTCTGTGGCTTGTTACCATAACTGAAATTGGGGTGGTCTCGCCAACCCGGATTGTACGTGCTGGAGTATGGATCATACGGTTTTCGAGGCGTTGGCACGCCTCCAGCCATGTTCACTTGTTCAGCCTCATCCTCTTGCAACAAAGGGCACAAGTCAGTGGGATGGCCCACATTTGTGCAAATTCCACAAGCCTTTGCTTGATGCATGTTTCCCATAGCTAATTGTCGAACGAAAGATGTCAGCTCCGATATCTGCTGCTGAATGGACGACGTCTCCATCTCGTTGACCCTACGGATAGGGTTACTCTCACGGAAGCCAAACTGTTGAGAATTCTTCGCCATCGACTCAATGAGCAGCCATGCTTCCCTCGGGGTCTTATTTGCCAGTGCTCCCCCGCTCGCAGCATCTATGATACTCCTGTCTGACGGTTGGAGTCCCTCATAGAAGTATTGGATCAATAattgttcactaatttgataCTGTGGacatctagtgcacaacttatTGAACCTTTCCCAGTAATCATATAGAGATTCTCCAGGATACTGCTTAATACTGCATATCTCTTTTCTTAGACTTGCAGCCCGGGatgcagggaagaattttttcaaaaatttcttcttaAGTTGGGCCCACGTTGTGATACTACCTGCAGGTAGGTAGTATAACCAATCCTTCGCTGCATCTTTGAGCGAGAAGGGAAAGGCCCTGAGTTTGATCTGCTCCTCAGTAATTCCTGAAGGCTTCATACTGGAGCATACCACATCAAACTCCTGGATGTGTTTATGGGATTCTTCACCTGAGAGGCCATGGAACGTGGGTAGGAGGTGAATTAATTCTGACTTCAATTCGAATGAGGTATTTTCAGTTAGAGTAGGAAATGTAATGCACAACGGCTGCTGGGGCAATTCCGCAGCAGCCAACTCCCTCAGTGTTCTTGCATTCGCCATAGGGATATCCTCGTGGCCTAGGTCACTTAAATTTTCACCACTCAAATTTGTTGACTCAACCTCTAGACCCAGTCTCTGAGATGCAATGCTAAATTGATCCTCCCTGAGCTGTCTGGTCTCTTTCCTAGTTTGGCGAGCAGTCTTCTCTACTTCTGGATCAAAAATCAATTCACTTGTACGAGAAGAACGAgacataaactagaaaaatgccagacaaatccaaataaaacaacttagaaagaaacaaaattaatcaaaacacCGCTCCCCGGcagcggcgccaaaaattgacaggtgccgaacctatacaataataattactaaaaaattctaattaccaccacaattaattatagagcaaatccaagtactggagcagggaccctaggtgtgcaatgggttacttaattcaccctgttcccgaagagtttgcttgatccgatataccagatttgcctataaaaatattaattttgcgtacaatggcaagtagggttgattccacagggagcgggtaggaaattatttctttccaagtcAACAGAATAAAATTGGGGGATGATTAATGGGatggaaatgaaaataaaataaataaaatccaAGAACTAACTCAACAAGTACAATTTCctaaaaaatagcaattaataaaattctacccaaaggatcaactgttcaggcacggtccaatcaaatgatcatcgatacaaagatatttcattcatccgttactaggttggttatagttatcaacaagctctgacaaccagctcttccttactttttcgacagacaaggtacgaccattgactgcttctctaaccagataacaaccctaggtacgaccgtaggaatttaattacccaactGCATTAAAACTAGAAGAATCCAACCCTAActaataaacacgctaagagggtttatttaagctagatcttaagtttccccaacataaagccaattacggattcaatttagttaatatgacagtaggctattaaattaaatcaaatacccggccgttgatattcaattaataaaatacccatgaacaattaattcaggaaacgcacgaatagcaacaaattggaagaaataatgaagattcgattagatctcacagatattatggaccgcgccttcaCGTCGACCTTTgagtagaggagaaaattagccgctcctcatcgtgtcaattccgcgtgatttaattgaattcattcaattaattgccGAAGAATTGGGAAGGTGAATTAATTGAAGGTATAACTGAGGGGGCCCTGACTTCGCATTCGTTTTGGAGCCGCAGTCACAAAGCAAAAAGCCACGAAGAAATTGTCCAGCAATGAGTTAAAAGTCAAAAGGGCGAAAGACGTCTAGCgcctggaaaaaaaaaactaaaagctacCGTTTCGATTTGACATAAATCTCACTCTCTAATTTGCTGccgaagaaaaaacaaaagcgAAGAAAGACGTCtgacaaaaaggagaaaaagaaaactaaagctaATGTCCTCGTGAACAGGAAAGAAACTCCCAGAGAAAAACTCTCCCAATCCGCGTGTAAATCTTCTTTTTGTAGTGCGCCGtcaggagaaaagaaagaaacgtcTGGAGCAAAGCTTCCTCTTTTGGGGCTTTAATCCTATGCTCCGGGCTCATGTGGACCCAATTCATTAGTTGGTCCTACTGCTAGAGATTGTGGGTCCGGCTTTTCGGCAACGTCTGCCTTTTCTGGCTTGGGCACGTCCTGAGATGAAGGGTCTTCTGGTAATTTGTCTCAAGAGATTACTTTTAACGCCAATCACCTATAATTCATgcaaatatgaaatatgagcaaaacctcaatacttagcacagtaagtagccaaaattaggataAAATAATAGTGcaaaatatgccaaataaccgctctatcatcaatcaatcccaaagtcatacacaatataaattcatcacaacagccgttcaataggctcaaagtcattcaagcacaagatttagctaggaaaatgaccagaaatgagttttaagctaagaaaccaaaaaggcagattcactgCTACTTAacgtatcggacataaccgaaactacgcttattggattgaagtgcaagttataccgtttcgaagctaagacagagagctataactttgatgaaaactacttagtccagttctcaccctaactaggtcaaatataccaaaacaattccagattttccagttcgaaacttactgtgaaattcaactagcagtcctgattcattcactcatatctcagcacacacaactccaattcaggtaattctaaatccattttaaagctaagaaacaaggctataattcttaagaagacatcaacaaccaatttggtaatattcctggtcaaactaaccacttacagaggctgattatcatttttgacagaaacagggcagcaggggcaattttgtcatttcacaagatacccTGTTCCGATTGTGTTGAAAATTTACAGGCATACTTGACACTCAATTatctacaacttctatgttttgtgctaaggctaatTCAGCTCCCAACATGTTCGAATTTTTAGACTAATTTCGGACAGAAATCTTGACAGAAAAGGAATACTTGAAGTTCATTTAAATTCCACCCAATCAAACGAATTTCCAGCCATTCAAATCAGTTCCTAGCTAGTTAAATTCAActtccaatcatcaatcataagTTTTACCACAAGAATCAAGAGTTAGGAAACTGGTTTACCTCAAATCCTTAATCATAACCCTAGCTGGCCGATTCTCTTGAAGCATGAAACACAGAAATTAATCCAACAATTCATCATATATCACAAGCTTGGCCATCAAttcaccaaaagaaacaaaatctgTACAAGTTCATGAGCTAAACCAACGTCCAGCTTTGGTGACTGAAACTTACTTGAGGAGATGTATCCTTGAGCTCCAACTCTCCAACAAAGTTCCCTTGGTTGGTTGCAAGCAAGGTTGGATGAATAACCCCAAtgattctctttctttcttttttttttttccttctttctttcttctcctagcACACCCGATGCTgcccttcttcttctccaagctCACGGCAGCTTGTTCTTCGTGTTGGCTTTGTTTGTTTTGCCCTATGTCCTACTAACTTACTAGCTAAGTCTATTAATAGTAAAGCAAACCAAGAGATGGGTCATGGGCTTGGGTAATTAATGGGTTTATGGTTTAGGCTTCTAATGAAATTAAAACTTAAAGGCCCAACACTAAAACTCTACTTGATCCAATGTAATTAACCCCTTGGTTTACTAACTTAATATCCACTTAATGCACTAACTTAGTTTAATTAAAACTTAAGCACACTATAACCCAAGGTACTAATCACTCGAACCCCCGTATTAAACATGCATGCATGCACATACAATTACGAAAATATTAATTGGTTGACtttaatttaaacttaaaggtTTAGTTTTGAAAGTAggattttaatgattcaattgaattttttcacttttggtatgtaaaatactctttgaaaattaaaacacatggtaaaatacatttttcacacaatagctactataattatccatatttaatttatttgagaCAAATAGGAATTCAGGATCTCACATCCATAATGCACctcaaacttaacatgtacgcacttatactaaaaaaaatgatttaaaaacgatactcacttataaaatctctgaaaattaaacaattaattgattgaaagTAAGGAAAATACACgcgataaaataaaataaaataaaataaaacaaggagaaTTTTGCGGGTCCTCATAGAGACGCTTTAGTTCTTTAAATATAAAGGTGATCCGAGTTAATTAGTGAAAATGAGATAGACTTCatggattaatttttattttcttacattatCAGGGTACACACGGATAGGTTTAGATGTATGTCATATCATCTGAATTTGATCTTaaactccaaaattttcaaatatgacATGCATCA
This portion of the Coffea eugenioides isolate CCC68of chromosome 11, Ceug_1.0, whole genome shotgun sequence genome encodes:
- the LOC113752560 gene encoding uncharacterized protein LOC113752560, with protein sequence MSRSSRTSELIFDPEVEKTARQTRKETRQLREDQFSIASQRLGLEVESTNLSGENLSDLGHEDIPMANARTLRELAAAELPQQPLCITFPTLTENTSFELKSELIHLLPTFHGLSGEESHKHIQEFDVVCSSMKPSGITEEQIKLRAFPFSLKDAAKDWLYYLPAGSITTWAQLKKKFLKKFFPASRAASLRKEICSIKQYPGESLYDYWERFNKLCTRCPQYQISEQLLIQYFYEGLQPSDRSIIDAASGGALANKTPREAWLLIESMAKNSQQFGFRESNPIRRVNEMETSSIQQQISELTSFVRQLAMGNMHQAKACGICTNVGHPTDLCPLLQEDEAEQVNMAGGVPTPRKPYDPYSSTYNPGWRDHPNFSYGNKPQNSFSNRPPGFQQPWQPKAQPLSSSSGSFLEEIVKSLATTTTQLQQETRTLVTTTAQFQQETRSLVASSTQFQQDTRAGMKDMETRMSQMATAINRLESHVYRKLPSQLEANPRNVSAMTLRNGRKVEGPKATNLKSKSEEEIEKEMQEEGHIRDNPEVTLIPSVPIKSNLPPFPCRFEKTKKVEKEKEILEVFRKVEINIPLLEAIKQVPKYVKFLKDLCTHKRKLRGDERVAVGENVSTILQRKLPPKCRDPGMFTISCKIENTPIRKAMLDLGASINVMPKTIYISLNLGPLKEMAIII